Proteins from one Natrinema salifodinae genomic window:
- a CDS encoding alpha-L-rhamnosidase, which yields MNGNDHSRPTDERTTTDRAIPTSLVDRREYLQYGGAIAGLPFLSGRSLAQLGTGNGDGRGTESEPVAPQKLRVEYAEDPNNVSPTMGESSDGVPETPRFSWTVAGPRGAEQSAYRVLVAESRDALDSDEGDVWDSGVVPSSRSVHVPYEGAPLEPDTTYHWKVRVWDGDGNERRWSDPTQFTTAIPHTDEHWEGEWIGPDYGEWSEEDAIDDDYLAEGDYDERPEPLLRNEFDLEKDVEAARVHISGVGCYELFLNGERVGDRVLDPAQTQYDETILYSTYDVTEYLQSGTNAIGTALGRLRFGEMVADNGDWGWSDAPWWSDPQLLVQLNVEFADGTSTSIVTDDGWRMTDGPTRFDSLFSGEVYDARRERPGWTEPDYDDGDWEAPSLADNPADELRPQHVQPMRITATLDPVAITEPEDDVYVFDFGQVMTGWAELAVDGSAGTDVTLTYGEKLNDDGTVDNSNFLVAAPMQRDRYILDGDGTETWEPSYSYKGFRYVQVEGYPGDPDDDALEAKYVHSDIAEGVESGFESSNDLLDRIHENTRRAYLNNMQAVPTDTPKYEKNGWTGDAQLTAETGIYNFDMARFWEKWLRDFADAQREDGELPTVVPNNTMYSFVDFEPNFDAVQGPTPGWDAAFILIPWWVYQYYGDTRLLERHYDDWTRYIDWMQQWSDGDILDDLPETIADHEEPVRRYEDSHVLPVGLGDWGGAPLIDEDDGYGGSGNEVPITSTAYYYRFTRVLAETASLIGLDDEADEWSALAEEVRADFNEEFLDTERGYYRTGDVGVYLQTSNVLPLAFDMVPDEYEDVVVANLVEDIVETHDGRLNTATLGTKYLLPVLTEYGHHDVAYTVATQTDYPSWGHWIENDRTSLLEFWELDSRSWNHHFLGVTDEWFYKYLAGIRAAEPGYEHVRIAPQPAGDLERVSARTDTVRGPVESRWELVGPSDTGRDERGIHLDVTIPGNSTATVELPTMGGDRVRVRESEKSIWNNGNRTRPEHPGVENVAREGDRIVVEVTSGEFSFELEQLGRDR from the coding sequence GCGACGGCCGGGGAACGGAGTCCGAACCAGTCGCTCCGCAGAAGCTCCGTGTCGAGTACGCGGAGGACCCGAATAACGTCTCGCCCACGATGGGGGAATCCAGCGACGGTGTCCCCGAAACGCCGCGGTTCAGCTGGACGGTAGCCGGCCCGCGCGGTGCCGAACAGTCGGCCTACCGCGTGCTAGTGGCCGAGAGCCGCGACGCACTCGACAGTGACGAGGGGGACGTCTGGGACAGCGGCGTAGTACCGTCGTCTCGATCGGTGCACGTCCCCTACGAGGGAGCTCCGCTCGAGCCGGACACGACCTATCACTGGAAAGTCCGCGTCTGGGACGGCGACGGGAACGAACGTCGCTGGAGCGACCCGACCCAGTTCACCACGGCGATTCCCCATACCGACGAACACTGGGAAGGTGAGTGGATCGGACCGGACTACGGCGAATGGAGCGAAGAAGACGCGATAGACGACGATTACCTGGCCGAAGGCGACTACGACGAGCGTCCGGAACCACTCCTCCGGAACGAGTTCGACCTCGAGAAGGACGTCGAGGCGGCGCGGGTCCATATCAGCGGCGTCGGTTGTTACGAACTGTTCCTCAACGGCGAGCGCGTCGGCGACCGCGTCCTCGACCCCGCCCAGACGCAGTACGACGAGACGATCCTCTATTCGACCTACGACGTCACCGAGTACTTGCAGTCGGGAACGAACGCCATCGGGACCGCTCTCGGCCGCCTCCGGTTCGGAGAGATGGTCGCGGACAACGGCGACTGGGGCTGGAGCGACGCTCCCTGGTGGAGCGACCCGCAGCTCCTCGTCCAGTTGAACGTCGAGTTCGCCGACGGAACGAGCACGTCGATCGTCACCGACGACGGCTGGCGGATGACCGACGGTCCGACGCGGTTCGATTCGCTGTTCAGCGGCGAGGTGTACGACGCCAGGCGAGAGCGGCCGGGATGGACGGAACCCGACTACGACGACGGCGACTGGGAGGCACCGTCCCTCGCCGACAACCCGGCCGACGAACTCCGCCCGCAGCACGTCCAGCCGATGCGGATCACGGCTACGCTGGATCCCGTCGCGATCACCGAGCCTGAGGACGACGTCTACGTGTTCGATTTCGGGCAGGTGATGACCGGCTGGGCGGAACTGGCCGTCGACGGCTCCGCAGGGACCGACGTGACGCTGACCTACGGCGAGAAGCTGAACGACGACGGGACGGTCGACAACTCCAACTTCCTCGTCGCCGCCCCGATGCAGCGAGATCGGTACATCCTCGACGGAGACGGGACGGAGACCTGGGAGCCGAGCTACAGCTACAAGGGCTTTCGCTACGTCCAGGTCGAGGGGTATCCGGGCGACCCGGACGACGACGCGCTCGAAGCGAAGTACGTCCACTCGGATATCGCCGAGGGCGTCGAGAGCGGCTTCGAGTCCTCGAACGACCTGCTCGATCGGATCCACGAAAACACGCGCCGGGCGTACCTGAACAACATGCAGGCCGTTCCGACTGACACCCCGAAGTACGAGAAGAACGGGTGGACGGGAGACGCCCAGCTGACGGCGGAGACGGGAATCTACAACTTCGACATGGCCCGATTCTGGGAGAAGTGGCTCCGCGACTTCGCCGACGCCCAGCGGGAGGACGGGGAGTTGCCGACGGTCGTCCCTAACAACACGATGTACAGTTTCGTCGACTTCGAGCCGAACTTCGACGCCGTCCAAGGGCCGACGCCGGGATGGGACGCCGCGTTCATCCTCATCCCGTGGTGGGTCTATCAGTACTACGGCGATACGCGGCTCCTGGAGCGTCACTACGACGACTGGACGCGGTACATCGACTGGATGCAACAGTGGTCCGACGGTGACATCCTCGACGACCTCCCGGAGACGATCGCCGACCACGAGGAACCTGTCCGCCGATACGAGGACAGTCACGTCCTTCCGGTCGGGCTCGGCGACTGGGGCGGTGCACCGCTGATCGACGAAGACGACGGATACGGCGGGTCGGGCAACGAGGTCCCGATCACGTCGACGGCCTACTACTACCGGTTCACGCGGGTACTGGCCGAGACGGCGTCGCTCATCGGCCTGGACGACGAGGCCGACGAGTGGTCGGCGTTGGCCGAGGAGGTCCGCGCCGACTTCAACGAGGAGTTCCTCGATACGGAACGGGGCTACTACCGAACCGGCGACGTGGGCGTCTACCTCCAGACCTCGAACGTCCTTCCGCTCGCGTTCGACATGGTGCCCGATGAGTACGAGGACGTCGTCGTGGCGAATCTGGTCGAGGACATCGTGGAAACCCACGACGGCCGCCTGAACACCGCGACTCTCGGGACGAAGTACCTCCTCCCCGTCCTCACGGAGTACGGCCACCACGACGTCGCGTACACGGTGGCGACTCAGACCGACTACCCGAGCTGGGGCCACTGGATCGAGAACGATCGGACGTCGCTGCTCGAGTTCTGGGAACTCGACTCGCGATCGTGGAACCACCACTTCCTGGGCGTGACCGACGAGTGGTTCTACAAGTACCTCGCAGGCATTCGGGCAGCCGAGCCCGGGTACGAACACGTCCGGATCGCCCCGCAGCCCGCCGGCGATCTGGAGCGGGTGAGTGCACGGACCGATACCGTGAGAGGCCCCGTCGAATCTCGCTGGGAATTGGTCGGACCATCGGATACCGGTCGTGATGAGCGGGGAATTCACCTCGACGTGACGATTCCCGGGAACTCGACGGCGACCGTGGAACTTCCGACTATGGGTGGCGATCGAGTCCGAGTCCGCGAGAGCGAAAAGTCGATCTGGAACAACGGTAACCGCACGCGCCCCGAGCATCCCGGCGTCGAGAACGTCGCTCGCGAGGGCGACCGAATCGTCGTCGAGGTCACGTCCGGCGAGTTCTCGTTCGAACTCGAACAACTCGGCCGGGACCGCTAA
- a CDS encoding MarR family transcriptional regulator, producing MSKKSEAESAASSTEEPRPLPEQRFHRLSDLSPSAKFVYKVLCDEGALTQDAITDRTLLPKRTVRYALAKLDQADLVEQRPCIRDARTQYYSPRPIERPDTE from the coding sequence ATGAGTAAAAAAAGCGAGGCTGAGAGCGCAGCGAGTTCGACGGAAGAACCACGGCCACTACCGGAGCAGCGGTTTCACCGATTGTCCGATCTTTCGCCGAGTGCGAAGTTCGTCTACAAGGTCCTGTGCGATGAGGGGGCGCTCACACAAGATGCAATCACCGACCGAACCCTTCTCCCGAAACGAACCGTCCGGTACGCGCTCGCGAAGCTCGACCAGGCGGACTTAGTCGAGCAACGGCCTTGCATCCGCGACGCACGAACCCAGTATTACTCTCCGCGACCGATCGAACGTCCAGATACGGAGTAG
- a CDS encoding IclR family transcriptional regulator codes for MSGAVPVKATKISLEIVEVLRELDGAGVSDVANRVGKPTSTVHDHLRTLAQEEYLVKEGDEYYISTRFLQLGDQARSRRKVFEIACPEIDELAEETGEHANLMIEEHGLGVFLYKARGIDAVQLDTHAGMRVPLQTTALGKTIMAFRPRAEVDEILDRHGLPNVTESTITERAELFDVLDQVRERGYAYDDEERVKGMRCIAAPITDEHDRAIAAVSVSGPKSRMQEDRFTDDIPERIRRCANVIEVNLTYS; via the coding sequence ATGTCTGGTGCAGTTCCGGTCAAGGCGACAAAAATTTCGTTGGAGATCGTCGAGGTACTCCGTGAACTCGACGGGGCGGGCGTTTCCGACGTAGCGAACAGAGTCGGCAAGCCGACGAGTACCGTCCACGATCACCTCCGAACGCTCGCGCAGGAAGAATACCTCGTCAAGGAAGGGGACGAGTACTACATTAGCACTCGATTTCTCCAACTCGGCGACCAGGCTCGATCGCGGCGGAAGGTCTTCGAGATCGCCTGCCCGGAGATCGACGAGTTGGCCGAGGAAACGGGCGAACACGCGAACCTCATGATCGAAGAGCACGGGCTCGGCGTCTTCTTGTACAAGGCGCGCGGAATCGACGCCGTCCAGCTCGACACGCACGCCGGAATGCGCGTTCCGCTTCAGACGACGGCTCTCGGGAAAACGATCATGGCGTTTCGACCCCGTGCGGAAGTCGACGAAATTCTCGACCGGCACGGCCTTCCGAACGTGACCGAGAGCACGATTACGGAGAGGGCTGAACTCTTCGACGTCCTCGATCAGGTGCGCGAGCGCGGCTACGCGTACGACGATGAAGAGCGCGTCAAGGGAATGCGATGTATCGCCGCACCGATCACGGACGAGCACGATCGCGCGATAGCGGCCGTGAGCGTCTCCGGCCCGAAGAGTCGCATGCAGGAGGACCGATTCACCGACGATATTCCGGAGCGGATCCGCAGGTGCGCGAACGTTATCGAGGTAAATCTCACGTACTCGTAA
- a CDS encoding sugar phosphate isomerase/epimerase family protein — protein MGTGYTTIMYDAESLETGFSDVSSCRYDGVEVGLEKVRAAGPEIVADWLDTYDLDLYCVMSSWIESEAIAQRVADDAATVADLGAEFLGILPPQRHRNDDELVDAWLETISESAADAGLTPVLHHHGATHIERPDEIRRFLDVHDRLRLVFDTAHYYPYGDHYPEGNVTDGIERFADDIAYVHLKDVAPTSSFTRNRDALSAPRPHLDNVINYFRTFTDLGRGTLDFAAVREALDEIGYDGHCTIEIENRTEQPLVHAKRNADRWRELGKRD, from the coding sequence ATGGGTACGGGTTACACGACAATCATGTACGATGCTGAATCGCTCGAAACCGGCTTCAGCGACGTTAGCAGCTGTCGGTACGACGGCGTCGAGGTCGGTCTCGAGAAGGTTCGCGCCGCGGGCCCGGAAATCGTCGCCGACTGGCTCGATACCTACGATCTGGACCTGTACTGCGTGATGAGCAGTTGGATCGAATCGGAGGCGATCGCACAGCGGGTCGCCGACGACGCGGCGACGGTCGCCGATCTGGGCGCCGAATTCCTCGGTATCCTGCCGCCGCAGCGACACCGGAACGACGACGAACTCGTCGACGCCTGGCTCGAAACCATCAGCGAGTCTGCGGCGGACGCCGGCCTCACGCCCGTGCTCCATCACCACGGCGCGACGCATATCGAACGACCCGACGAGATCCGGCGGTTCCTCGACGTGCACGACCGCCTTCGGCTCGTGTTCGACACTGCGCACTACTACCCCTACGGTGATCACTATCCGGAGGGCAACGTGACGGACGGTATCGAGCGGTTCGCCGACGACATCGCGTACGTCCATCTCAAAGACGTCGCGCCGACGTCGTCGTTCACCCGGAATCGCGACGCCCTCTCGGCGCCCCGGCCGCACTTGGATAACGTCATCAACTACTTCCGGACGTTTACCGATCTCGGGAGGGGAACGCTCGACTTCGCCGCCGTCCGCGAGGCGCTCGACGAGATCGGCTACGACGGGCACTGTACCATCGAAATCGAAAACCGGACCGAGCAACCGCTCGTTCACGCGAAGCG
- a CDS encoding fumarylacetoacetate hydrolase family protein, translated as MQFVRYATDGGPQWGVHRDDEIVPLVGLREDVSYQQLTDAGFLRVVEDAVDAAADRAFPVSEASLLAPVPRPGKIVCVGLNYHDHAEEQDEEVPERPLLFGKAGTAVTNPGDPIVHPSALEEVDYEVELGVVIGRTAKDVSAADARDYVAGYTAINDVSGRDAQFADEQFFRGKSYDTFAPMGPTLVPDDRLDPSNVDVACRVNGETMQSSNTAEFIFDVDELVEYISAITTLRPGDVISTGTPGGVGIFREPPELLEPGDTVEVEIDGIGTLTNSVVAERE; from the coding sequence ATGCAGTTCGTTCGATACGCGACCGACGGTGGTCCGCAGTGGGGGGTCCACCGCGACGACGAGATCGTCCCGTTAGTCGGACTACGCGAGGACGTATCGTATCAGCAATTAACCGACGCCGGCTTTCTGCGGGTCGTCGAAGACGCCGTCGACGCCGCCGCGGATCGGGCGTTCCCCGTCTCCGAGGCGAGCCTCCTCGCACCCGTCCCCCGCCCGGGGAAGATCGTCTGCGTGGGATTGAACTATCACGACCACGCCGAGGAACAGGACGAGGAGGTACCCGAGCGACCGCTCCTGTTCGGCAAGGCCGGAACGGCGGTCACGAATCCGGGCGATCCGATCGTCCATCCGTCGGCCCTCGAGGAGGTCGACTACGAGGTCGAGCTGGGCGTCGTCATCGGGCGGACGGCCAAGGACGTCTCGGCGGCCGATGCGCGAGACTACGTCGCCGGCTATACGGCGATAAACGACGTCAGCGGTCGCGACGCTCAGTTCGCTGACGAACAGTTCTTCCGCGGCAAGAGCTACGATACGTTCGCTCCGATGGGACCGACGCTCGTTCCCGACGATCGGCTGGACCCGTCGAACGTCGACGTCGCCTGCCGCGTCAACGGGGAGACGATGCAGTCCTCGAACACTGCGGAATTCATCTTTGACGTCGACGAACTCGTCGAGTACATCAGCGCCATTACGACCCTGCGTCCGGGCGACGTCATCTCGACCGGGACGCCTGGCGGCGTCGGAATCTTCCGCGAGCCGCCGGAACTGCTCGAGCCCGGTGATACGGTCGAAGTCGAGATCGACGGGATCGGGACGCTGACCAACTCCGTCGTCGCTGAACGGGAGTAA